The genomic segment ACGCTAACCCGCAAAAGGTTAAGCCAGCCAGGTGGGTATCAGTATCGACAACGGGTAAACCTTGGGTGACTAAACCGGGACCTAATGCAATCAGAATGACGACTAATAAAACAGCAGCGAGTATCATTTGCGCGCCATCGGTGAGTAAGCTGCTGCGGAGTCCCCCCAGAAGGCTGTAGTAAACGGTAAAGGCTGTCACCAGACTCGCGGCTATCCAATAGCTAGGACTGCCTTCAGCGCCAAAATAAAGGGAGAATACCTTAGTATTAGACCAAACTTCGTTAATCAGGCGAATGGCGATCGCCACTAGAAACAGCTTGGCACAGAATCCGCCATACTTGCTGACTAAAAATTCTGATACCGAATGATAGCCGCCGCGTACTCTCAGGAAGTAAAGCGCGATCGCCGCCGTGCCAAAGCTGAGATAATACAGGGTATACCCTACACCCCCAGCAATTCCTAAAGAACCTCCTAGACTTGCCGCATTATCAATCGATTTAGCAAACACCCAAGTAATCGCAGCACTGGCTGCTAATAACCATAACCCTGGGGGTTTCCCTTGGGCAGATTCGCCTTGAAAAAATTCTGAGGCTGAAACTTGGTTGGGTGTGGTAACTTGCACAACCCGATAGATAAAGAAACCATACCCCAACAGTAGGGCCCAAGTGAAGGTTGCAACCCACATGATGCTCAACTCTCCTGATTACACTGATTCGATATCCTATCGCTTTCTAAGGATTGAACAGCATATCTTATTCTGAGTGAGGGTTTCTACCAGGGACTTCCAATCATCGTAAACCCTGACCAGTAGTAAGGGTGGCTTAATTGTTGATTATCCAGGGTTGCCAATTCTGGGGGAAGGAGAATTTCTCCCCGCGTTCCCGAACCGCGCAACTGTCCATCTTCAATACTGACATGACCGCGCAGCATGGCTAACTGAGCTTGGCGCAGGGCTTCAGCTTTGATGGGGGCTTGGCTGAGATATTGGTAAAATTCGCTCATTAGGGCTAGCGTACCTTCGTCAGAGACATACCAAAGGCTGGCTAAGGCGGTTTTGACTCCGGCTTGAATGGCTAACCCAGCAAAACCGAGTTCGGCTTGTTCGTCTCCAAAGGCGGTACGACAGGCGGAGAGAACTAACAGTTCAACGGCGGGGTTATGCCAACCCAGTTGGCGCAGTTGGTCTAGAGTGAGTTTATCGTTTCCCCACAGTTGAATGTAGGAGTTGCTTAAGGCACCGGGTTTAAAGTCGGCGTGGGTGGCGAGGTGGATGATGGGGTAGGGGTAATTTTGACGTTGCGATCGCAGATTGGTTTGGGTAAACTCGGTATTTAGAAACGCCTCACCCTGCCACAGCCGTTCGGAAATGACGGAAAGTTCCACGGGAACGGAAAGTAAGGGGGGAAGGGAGACAAATTCTGAAGCCCCCATTGCTAGAACTTTGGCATCTTTGAGGGAACGATAGCGCGCATCCATTAAGCTGATGCTGGGGATTGCAGAAAGGCTATATTTTTCAATCAGGAATTGCTGGCCATCATGCAAGGCGGCGATGGGCAAACTTCGCAATCCGGCATCTAAACTAAACAGTAGGGTATCGATGGACTCGGCTTGCAGATCGGTTTCGAGCGGAGCAATCAGCCAATTGTACAGTTGTTGCCCGACTTCTAGATAGGCGGTAAATTCGCGACGGCGGGGATTGGTGATTTCGTCATAAAATTGTTTAGCTGTGGCTAACACCTGTTGGCGAGAAACGCCGGGAACGACGCGACGAATGGGGGAACCGTTCGCAGTGAAAACGACCAGTTCAATCTGGCTATCGGTTAGGGTAATATAGACGACGGCGGATTGCGTTCCGGTTGTTTGCGCGATCGCTTTGAGGGCTTCTCTGGCGCTGGCTGTGGTTAAACTGGAGTTCCCGACTTCTTCCCCAAAATAGTTGACAAACTCCGTGCTTCGTGCATTGTCCAATTCTGCGATCGCTTCCAGGGAAACAATAGAGGTTAGCGGCGCATTCAAGCTTCTCCCATCAATATCCAAGTCTAATCGAGTTCTCAGGGTCGAGACGCGATCCGCCTGTTCAGCAGGCGCTAGACTATTGCGAATGAAGGTGCGATCTAATTGAGCGTCCCTCAGTTCAGGTAAAATTGGGGGACGGTTAGGCAGGGGTTGAGAGTCGGGTACAGGCAGTATCGGTACGCTTGGCGGAGGAATGGGTTCTGGTAGCGGCGGGAGGGGAGTTGCGCCAGTATTGATTGTAATTTCTCCCCCTGGCGTCGCAATCACCCCTGTATTAATTTCTCCAGTACCGCTACTAACAGTAATATCGCTACCCCCTTGCGCCCCAGTTGAGGTAATATTTCCCGTATTCACGCTACCCCCAGCATCGACGACAACGCGCCCGCCGCGCCCCGCCCCTCCATCGGTGGTAATATTGCCCGTAATAATCGAACCATCAGCCGCAACAATATAGATATCGCCAGCGCCTAAGCCACCCGCTGAGGTAATATTCGCCGTACGGATATCGCCTCGGATGCTGGGTAAAGTTTGCAAGTTGATATTACCGCTAACCCCGCTTGGCGCTAGGGTTTGAATGGTTCCCGTGGTAATATTCCCCGCCTGAGAAAGTAGGGCTACATCCCCACTCGCTGCATTACCGTAGGATGCAATATTATTCAGCGTAATCTCTCCCACGGCATTAAGATTAATATTACCTCCCCTTCCCTGGCTTCCCGCCGAGTAGGTAGCCAGGTGTTGCACGTCGATATCCCCCAGGGTTTGGGTAGACAAAGAGATTCTTCCCCCGGTACCCTGTTGAGCGTAGGAGAAAATCACCCCAGTCTGAATATTCCCTTGCTGGCTTTGTAAGGAAACATCTCCCCCCCGGACGCCACCAAAGGAACTAATATGGCTAGTGGTAATTCCATTTTGGGCAGTTAGCGTTACTTTCCCAGCGATGCCTAAGCGAGAATAGGCGTCTAAGTTGGCAAATTCTTCGCGAAATAGAGAAGCAACGGTTTGAGAAGCCACATCCGCGTTATCTGTAAGAGTGGCTTCTCCCGATAAGTCCCCGGTAGTGGTTGCGATCGCGCCTTGGCGACTGGTAAGCTCAATATCGCCTCCGCGTGCTGTAGCATCCCCGGTAGAAAAGGCGCGGATAAAGCCAGTTTGCACATCTCTCAATGCTTCAAGGCGAATAGTTCCCCCATTCCCCTGACTAGACTCAGCGCGAATTATCCCCAACGAGGTATCAATTCCCCCCGTTTGGCTGGTTAGCTGGATATTTCCGCCGCCCAATTTACCTTCAGAACGGATACTGTTAGTTGTTATCTGCAAAAATGCATCCAGCCGTACCTCTCCTGCAAACCCCCCTTCAGAATAGGAACTTAAGAAACCGGCGGTTGTGTCGATAAAGCCTTCCTGGGTTTGGAGGGTAATGTTTCCGCCTTGGGTAAAACCGTAGGAATCTAAATTTTGGGTAACAATTTCCGTAAGGGCTGTTAACGCGATATCGCCCCCAACCCCATTGGCTGAAAACGAGGAAACGCTTCCCGCCGTAGTATCAATGGCACCTAATGTCGCCTCAAGGGTAATGTTTCCCCCTTGTTCTAAGCCTGATGAGCGGATATCGCCCGATGTTGTAAGATTACCTTGGGCTGCATTGAGGGCGATTGGTCCGCCAGTCCCTAAACTAGAGGTAGAATTCACCCCACCCCCTAGCGTTAATGTGCCGCGATCGCTGATAATTTCAATAGCGCCGCCTTGGGTTCTGCCAGTGGTTTGCACCTCTCCCACGCTGATGCCTCGGCTTCCGGTTAGCCGGATATTTCCCCCTTCACCCCCACCTGATGCGCTGAGAAGTTGTCCCGCTTGGATTGTACCTTGGGTGGTAGAGATCGCGATCGCGCCACTTGCCTCAAAGCCCTGAGTATTGATATCCCCAACGCTAATATCGCCAGTTGCCTGCAAGCGAATTGCGCCACCTTTGCCAGCATTGGCAAAACTAAACTCAGTATTGCCTAAAAATAGACTCCCGGTTTGAATTTCCCTAGCTTCTAGGGTAATATTCCCCCCCTGTAGCGCCCCATCCGCTTGCATATCCCCGGTTTGAATTTTACCTCCAAGAGCGGTTAGCGTCACATTTCCCCCTCCCCCCGTTGGCGATAGGGCAAAAATCGAAATGGGGTTATCGGGTGCGAGAATCTCAATATTCCCAGTTTGGCTAGTTACCGTAATCTTACCTGCCTGCGTCTCTTGGGAACCTGAAACGCCTGCCCCTGTAGCAATCCGGCGCGTGGTAATATTGCCAAACGCCTCTAAGGTAATCTCCCCTGCAATACCATTAGCAGAAAAGGTATTGAGGTTAGCAAACGCTTCAAAGGGGGAAGTAATAGCAGTAGTATTAATTGCGCCTTGGCTACTCGTTAGGCGAATATTTCCCCCTGCTTCTGCACCATAGGCAGAGACAATACTCGTCGTAATATCTCCTGGTGCTTCTAGAATAATATTCCCGCCTCGACCTATGCTGATATCTTCAGAATTTGCATTGATGACGCGGTTGGTTGCAGCGCTAATATTGCCGAAAGGAGTTGCGATGGTAATATCGCCTGCTGTACCGCTAGGAACTTGGGTGAAAATATCTCCAGTTAGGTTAATATTTCCTTGTCCCAAGACTTGAATATCTCCCCCTTGCGTTACTAAGTTGCCTAGGGTAATACTTCCGGGAGAATTGAGGGTTCCCATTTCAATTAAAATATTGCCGCTACCTGCATTTAGGGTAGTTCCCGAAGCTTGGGTAATAGTAGCTTCTCCCGAATCGCGAATATTCAAGTCAGCTTGAGCATTATTCGCCCTTAAAATTAGATTACCATTACCACCAGACGTGTCAATATCGGCATTAAGATTTAAGCTGCGGCCTGCTTTTAACTCTAAGCTGGAAAGGGTACCCGAAATTATTGGTTCAGAAACCGTAATATCGTTATGAGCTTCAAGAATAACATTACCCGTTAAGTTATTAAGGAAGTCGGCATCAAAGGTGACGCTGGCGGTCGAGTTATCGGTAAACTGGCTATTTCCTGAAACCGGATCGCTTCCCCCATCGGCAATTGTAATATTTTTTGGATCGAATAGAATAGTTCCGGCGTTTCCTCCCCTGCCACTGACATCAACTTGTCCCCGAAACCAGAGATTATCCTTGCCAGAAACTTCGACAAATCCACCTTGATAACCCGTTGCAGATAGGAAACCCGAAAAAGCTGTGTTTCTATCCGCCCAAACGATAATGCGTCCTCCCTCTCCTGATGTTAAAGCGTTAGCTGAAATCCGAGAATTGGAATCAACAAAAGTGGTTTGAGCGTTGGGAATTGTGCCTCTCCCTTGAAAGTCACCGCCAATGCGGATATTTCCTCCTCCATCTGCACCATCGGCGTTGAGGTGGGCATTGACTAAAGAGATGCGATCGCCTAAAATATTAATCTCCCCACCCCTTGCACCACTTGAGTTAGAGACATCAAGGCGATGCGCGATCGCAGTCTGATTCCCATCTTCTATTAAGTCAATTGGAGAACCCTGTAAGCGAATTTGCCCAGATTCATTCGTGCTTAATTGCGTTGCATGAGCGACACCAGCAGCCGTAATTAACTGAGGCAAACTCAACGGTAAAATAGGAGAATTGGATTGTAAATGACTCGGATGAATCTCTAAGCTGAGAAGATGACCTGCTTGAGACAGCCGAATGAGCTTTTCTCCAGGAACAGATGCAATCGTAATTTCTCCGCCGGGAGATTGCAGAGTGCCTAAGTTTAAGATATTACCTGCTAAGAGTTGAATTGATTCGCCGGAACCAACCTGTAAATTACCCAAATTAATAATAGCACCCGGTTGCAAAGCTGAAAATAGAAATTGATTAGGGTTTCCTAGCAAATTCTGCGCGTTATACTCGCCCGTAATCGGAAACCATTGCTGAGAGGAAAAGCCAATCGCATTAGCGGTTGTTGCTAAAAAAGAACCTGAAACATTTAATTGAGCAGATGAACCAAAAACAATTCCGGCAGGATTCATCAAATAGAGGTTGGAATTGCCGCCAGTTACTTGAATTAAGCCATTGATAATCGATGCATCTCCGCCATTAATCCGTCCCAAAATATTCTGAACTTGAGGAGTCGTTAAAAAATTAGCAATCTGTCCAGGCGATAGATTAAACTGTTGAAAACTATGAAAAAGATTAGCGCCATCTCCCGACCGTTGACCGCCTTGAATGTTAAATTGATTGCCAGTAGGTAAAACCTGAGTATTCGTACTATCCGCAGCAGGAATAATTCCTTGGGCAAAGGTTGCGCTAGGCACCATCCACAAACTTGCCGTCAGCCCAGCAATTAGACGACGAAGTAAAATCCAAGTAATTATCATAGGTTGGTAATTTTAACCCGGAAAGGAGAGGGAGGTCGCTACTGTTCTAACCTAACTTTAGAGAACAATGAATTCAAGGGTTGCCAGAATTTTGTGACCTTTAATTTGCAGCCTATTTTTATCAACTAGAAAACCGTATAACTACTGAAATTGTCTTTAGAATACTCAGTCAATCCTGACTTGCAATTTGCGATCGCAGTTGCATCGTATTGCGAACCCGAAAACGGGATAAGACCGTATCCGTCCTACCCGCACAATAGGAGGTAGGGTGCAGTTTTAACGAGAATAGGGAGTTCTAAGTTTGCTAGGCTAAGGAACGTGTGTCTAGAAACGTTCAGGAGTGCGAGTCAGTGGACTATCAACAGATTGGCGATCGCATACAATGCGGTAAAGCCCGATTTAGCGCCCTCACAGAAGGGTTAATTCGCCTAGAATGGTCAGCCACCGAACAATTTACAGACACTCCAACCCTTTGCGCCTTCACCCGTCCACACCCCATCCCCTTCACCAGCATTAGCGTTACCGACGATGGGGCTTTGCACCTGCAAACCAAAATCATTCACCTCATCTATCATCCCAGCGCAGAACCCTTCAACAACGATAATCTGCAAATTGAATGGGAAACAGGCAACCTTTCAGGAAATTGGACGCCTTCCACCCTCGACAACAAGAACCTAGGCGGAACCGTCGCCAGCTTAGACTTAGTACACCGCAACCTCAAACCCACCGGCGTTCACCCCGCTAACGTTGAACTTAGCTATCCCCACACCGAAGAATGGCTGTATACCCCCTTAAAAGCCGCCCATCAACAGCTTCGCAAACAAGGGGAAACCACCCGCTTTGAGAACCCGCCCTTGTGGTATCTCAGTTCCTTTCGTCGTCGCGACTTACCGCCCGCCGTACAAACCTGTCTCGAACAATGGCAGCATTTCCCCCCCGGTATCCTCAGCGCCAGCGGCTACAGCGCCCTCAACGATTCTCAGAGTGCTTTAATTCAAGAGGGAAAGCTAACCCAGCGACCAGAAAGCGACACCCAAGACTGGTACTTCTTCGCCTATGGTTATGACTATACCCAAGGCTTAAAAGACTTTGTGCAGTTGTGCGGTTCAATTCCCATGCTTCCCCGCTGGGCGTTTGGGGTGTGGTTTTCCCTGTACGACCAAATGAGCGATCGCTCATACCAAGCGTTGTGCGATCGCTTTACTGAACTAGAATTACCCTTAGAGGTTCTCCTACTCGATGTCGATTGGCACCGTTCCGGCTGGTGCGGTTGGGATTGGAACCGCGAATTATTCCCCGAACCCTCGCAATTTTTACAATGGGCCCATGATAGCGGCTTGCATATTGGGGCGAACGTTCACGTTGATGGCGTTTCCCCAGAAGAAAGCCAATTTCTCGCCCTATGTAAAGCCCGAAACCTCGACCCCCAAAAAGTCAAAAGCGGCGAAGCCTTTCCCGTCAAAGACCCTACCAGCAGTTGGTTTTTCGACTCTTGGCACCCCGAAGACCAACAAAGCGATACCTCCCACTTAAAATCGGAGGACGGCTGGTTGCTGTTTAACCTCGCCCAACCCGATGAAGCGCAACTGTTCATGCAGGAATTGCACCAACCGCGAGAAGCGGAAGGAATTGATTTCTGGTGGATAGATGGGTCTAACGCCCAGTTTCCGGGAGTTAACTCTCAGCTATGGACAAACCATGTTTACTGGACGCATCAAGCCCAACAGTCCCAACGCCGCCCGCTGATTTTATCTCGAACGGGGGGTATCGGTTCCCATCGCTATCCGGTGCAATTTTCCGCCGATACCTACGCCCATTGGGACGTTTTGAAGTTTCTAGTAGACTTCACCACGCGGGCGGGAAATGTCGGCGTCAGCTATTGGTCCCATGACTTAGGCA from the Desertifilum tharense IPPAS B-1220 genome contains:
- a CDS encoding CHAT domain-containing protein; its protein translation is MIITWILLRRLIAGLTASLWMVPSATFAQGIIPAADSTNTQVLPTGNQFNIQGGQRSGDGANLFHSFQQFNLSPGQIANFLTTPQVQNILGRINGGDASIINGLIQVTGGNSNLYLMNPAGIVFGSSAQLNVSGSFLATTANAIGFSSQQWFPITGEYNAQNLLGNPNQFLFSALQPGAIINLGNLQVGSGESIQLLAGNILNLGTLQSPGGEITIASVPGEKLIRLSQAGHLLSLEIHPSHLQSNSPILPLSLPQLITAAGVAHATQLSTNESGQIRLQGSPIDLIEDGNQTAIAHRLDVSNSSGARGGEINILGDRISLVNAHLNADGADGGGNIRIGGDFQGRGTIPNAQTTFVDSNSRISANALTSGEGGRIIVWADRNTAFSGFLSATGYQGGFVEVSGKDNLWFRGQVDVSGRGGNAGTILFDPKNITIADGGSDPVSGNSQFTDNSTASVTFDADFLNNLTGNVILEAHNDITVSEPIISGTLSSLELKAGRSLNLNADIDTSGGNGNLILRANNAQADLNIRDSGEATITQASGTTLNAGSGNILIEMGTLNSPGSITLGNLVTQGGDIQVLGQGNINLTGDIFTQVPSGTAGDITIATPFGNISAATNRVINANSEDISIGRGGNIILEAPGDITTSIVSAYGAEAGGNIRLTSSQGAINTTAITSPFEAFANLNTFSANGIAGEITLEAFGNITTRRIATGAGVSGSQETQAGKITVTSQTGNIEILAPDNPISIFALSPTGGGGNVTLTALGGKIQTGDMQADGALQGGNITLEAREIQTGSLFLGNTEFSFANAGKGGAIRLQATGDISVGDINTQGFEASGAIAISTTQGTIQAGQLLSASGGGEGGNIRLTGSRGISVGEVQTTGRTQGGAIEIISDRGTLTLGGGVNSTSSLGTGGPIALNAAQGNLTTSGDIRSSGLEQGGNITLEATLGAIDTTAGSVSSFSANGVGGDIALTALTEIVTQNLDSYGFTQGGNITLQTQEGFIDTTAGFLSSYSEGGFAGEVRLDAFLQITTNSIRSEGKLGGGNIQLTSQTGGIDTSLGIIRAESSQGNGGTIRLEALRDVQTGFIRAFSTGDATARGGDIELTSRQGAIATTTGDLSGEATLTDNADVASQTVASLFREEFANLDAYSRLGIAGKVTLTAQNGITTSHISSFGGVRGGDVSLQSQQGNIQTGVIFSYAQQGTGGRISLSTQTLGDIDVQHLATYSAGSQGRGGNINLNAVGEITLNNIASYGNAASGDVALLSQAGNITTGTIQTLAPSGVSGNINLQTLPSIRGDIRTANITSAGGLGAGDIYIVAADGSIITGNITTDGGAGRGGRVVVDAGGSVNTGNITSTGAQGGSDITVSSGTGEINTGVIATPGGEITINTGATPLPPLPEPIPPPSVPILPVPDSQPLPNRPPILPELRDAQLDRTFIRNSLAPAEQADRVSTLRTRLDLDIDGRSLNAPLTSIVSLEAIAELDNARSTEFVNYFGEEVGNSSLTTASAREALKAIAQTTGTQSAVVYITLTDSQIELVVFTANGSPIRRVVPGVSRQQVLATAKQFYDEITNPRRREFTAYLEVGQQLYNWLIAPLETDLQAESIDTLLFSLDAGLRSLPIAALHDGQQFLIEKYSLSAIPSISLMDARYRSLKDAKVLAMGASEFVSLPPLLSVPVELSVISERLWQGEAFLNTEFTQTNLRSQRQNYPYPIIHLATHADFKPGALSNSYIQLWGNDKLTLDQLRQLGWHNPAVELLVLSACRTAFGDEQAELGFAGLAIQAGVKTALASLWYVSDEGTLALMSEFYQYLSQAPIKAEALRQAQLAMLRGHVSIEDGQLRGSGTRGEILLPPELATLDNQQLSHPYYWSGFTMIGSPW
- a CDS encoding TIM-barrel domain-containing protein yields the protein MSRNVQECESVDYQQIGDRIQCGKARFSALTEGLIRLEWSATEQFTDTPTLCAFTRPHPIPFTSISVTDDGALHLQTKIIHLIYHPSAEPFNNDNLQIEWETGNLSGNWTPSTLDNKNLGGTVASLDLVHRNLKPTGVHPANVELSYPHTEEWLYTPLKAAHQQLRKQGETTRFENPPLWYLSSFRRRDLPPAVQTCLEQWQHFPPGILSASGYSALNDSQSALIQEGKLTQRPESDTQDWYFFAYGYDYTQGLKDFVQLCGSIPMLPRWAFGVWFSLYDQMSDRSYQALCDRFTELELPLEVLLLDVDWHRSGWCGWDWNRELFPEPSQFLQWAHDSGLHIGANVHVDGVSPEESQFLALCKARNLDPQKVKSGEAFPVKDPTSSWFFDSWHPEDQQSDTSHLKSEDGWLLFNLAQPDEAQLFMQELHQPREAEGIDFWWIDGSNAQFPGVNSQLWTNHVYWTHQAQQSQRRPLILSRTGGIGSHRYPVQFSADTYAHWDVLKFLVDFTTRAGNVGVSYWSHDLGSFFGHVPGVPVIDPELLVRWVQFGCFSPIVRFHSDHGRREPWHYGTWVLNAIRKALQLRVQLVPYLYHLSREAYETGLPLCRPLYLAYPEDREAYLLGTEYLFGDRILVAPVVEPGGYRIVYLPSGGWWERGTRQFYAESDYLNLYVPLDRIPVFVKAGAILPLAESSLRVGTAPPDSLVLEVYAGADGELDLYEDDGESMDYQHQEGSRRLFRQRHEGYRSILSCDPIRGNYRGMPEMRTFNIRWIGLKPDSQIQGQGVEIAETCWQEEGLFIRLNPVSQSAHWQITAIQN